From the genome of Bos indicus x Bos taurus breed Angus x Brahman F1 hybrid chromosome 19, Bos_hybrid_MaternalHap_v2.0, whole genome shotgun sequence:
cacgtgagctcagtggttgtgactcttgggctctagagcactggcaaCGATAATTATGGCGCCCAGGCTTCGTTGCttagaggcatgtgggatctttctggatcagggattgaacccatgtctcctgccttggcaggcagattctttgctactgagccaccagggaatccctggattCCCTTTTCAGTTGAAATTTTATGTGGAAGACCAATAAGTAAAGTAGGTAAAAGCAGAACTGCTCTTGATAGAGTAGAGTTCAAAGATCCACAGTTAATCCTTGGATCCCTGTAGCCTTTAGGTTACTGCACTGCATTGTTCTTAGTCATTCCCTCATAGCCTTTTCACTGGGGGCTTACTATGTGTCAGAGACTTGGCTGACTACAATTTCGAAAAGCCATATAATTTTACTCTATACTTTAATTTTctctatactttttaattttcgttttttaaaaacattttttattgtttttggctgtaccacttgacttatgggatcttagttccttgctcagggattgaacctgtgccctcagtGAAAGTGCAAGAGTCCTAACcatgggactgccagggaattcccatataAGAGCTTATATATTGCTTGACTCTCCACacgaatttatttaaaaattaaaaggggaAATATGCAGATAAGCAAAAAGAAGCAGATAAAAATCATCTGTGATCTTGACAACCTGAAATGAAGCCGATTCTGCTTTTGAGGGCCCCCAGTATAATGAGTGAGACAGGTAAGTCAACAGACAAAATCCATGCTATGCAGAGATGTATGGGGCCATAAAAAGGGCACCTCACCAGTGGTCGAAGGAGAGGAGGTAGCCATAAGAGAAGCTTCTGGCGGGAGATGATGCTGAGCTGAATCTTGAAAGATGAGTAGAGTTTAGCCAGAAAAGGGTGAAGGTAGGCACTTGAAGTTGCTTAACTGGCATCCTCCTCGTTGTTCTTTTTGATTGACCTTTTAGATTACTTTCAGCTTTATGCTATTATAAACTGTTTTTTCCTGTTATTATCTTTGTGCACTGCTCCAATTATTTTCTTCAAGCTAATTTCTGGAAGTAGAACTCTTGCACTAGACTTTTGTgctattttttggctgtgcctcatggcatgtaggcttcctaggtggctcagtgggtaaagaatccacctgcagcgcaggggatgcaggaggttcgatccctgggtcgagaagatcccctggaggagggtgtggcaacccactccagtgctcttactgggaaaaatcccatcgacagaggagcctggagggctacagtgcatggggtcacaaagagttggacatgactgaagcgactgagcacgcacgcacgctcgcacacgtggcatgcaggatcttagttctgtgaccagggatcagacctgtgccccctgaagtgaaagcacggagtcttaactgctggaccaccagggaagtcctgtgctaGACTTGCCTGAATCTTGTGACCACCACAGGGCAGGTTTTTGTTCTGTACGTTTTTTTAACATCttcagtgtgccaggcactacgCAGGCAGTGCCTTGACAAAGCTAACAAACTCCTTTTGTAATTTTAACCTTAACCAATATCATAGGTAGataataatactgttttacactatgtattttttttattgttgaaggtttttttttttcttttcatatttgctGGCTCTTTTGACTTTCTTCACCCTGTATTGTTCATGTGTgtgcactaagtcgcttcagtcgtctgactctttgtgatcctatctatggactgtagcctgccaggctcctctgtccatgggattctccaggcatgcatactggagtgggttgccatttccttctccaggggatcttcctgacccagggatcaaactcaagtctcctgcatttcctgctttgcaggcagattctttacctgctgagccacctgggaaacctcagtACTGTTTATATAATCTTTCTTGCTTATTATCCTATTGATTTCTGAGTCATCTTGTTTGTTAATGCTATATAGATTTAGAACACTACCTTTGTTTCTATCATATGTTACGTTTGTCACTGATAATTTCTCCTTCCAGTGTGTTATCTGCATATTATATTCCTAAGTGAATAATCTATAATAAAGAGATCTGTTGGTCTTTTCCTATATTTTGGTTGTCTTGATAAGAAGTCCTTCCCCTTAcctatttttttccatatagtacttctgtgggtttatttttttacacttgaaatttttaattcaGCCAGAGTAAAGCCCTAAGGTAGgtatttaactttataatttttttctgaaaattaatcaCTTGTTGGACTTctttggcattccagtggttaggactctgagctttcactccagggggctcaggtttgagccctagccagggaactaagatcctacatgccccaTGGTGCATCCCCCAGAAAATTAACCACTAGTTTTTAACACCGTGTATTTAATGACCTATCCTTTCTGCACTGATGaactatacttttattttttcttctatagaTCTGGGCCTGCTTATGGAGTGTCtgtttgttccattaatctaggTGTCTGTCCTTGTGTTCTTGTTATAGTTGGTCATAGGACTGTTTCAAGATTTGAATGAGATAATGAAAGTAATGTGCTTATTATTATTAGCACAATGCTTCTGGTATAGTAGGGACTCCATAAATGTTTGCATTGATGATGGTGATACAATACAGATAAAGCGTCTGACACAAGCCTAGCACATAGGTACTCTGTTAGATTGGTGCAGGCCTCCTATCAGAAGCCTCTAAATAGGAGGGAGAGCTGTCCCTTCACCGAAGGGACAGCATGAGAAAAGGGTGTGAGAAGGGTGTTTTTTGGCACATGTACCTTATCAGGCTGGACAGGCATTGCATGGAATCCAGTTTGCCGAAGACATTTATCCTGAACTTGTGATGAAGAGGATATTGAGGGTGAACTTTTGTTTCCCTCTTCCTTCAGGCAAACACCGAGCCACCTAAGCTGAGTAGAGATGAGCAGCGGGGTCGAGGCGCCCTCTTACAGGACATCTGCAAGGGCACTAAGCTGAAGAAGGTGACCAACGTTAACGATCGGAGCGCTCCCATCCTCGAGAGTGAGTCTGAGCTGCATCGCCTTGCGAACCGCCAGGACCCCAGGGTTGGCCTGGAGACTCGGCCTGGCTGTCATTTTTACTGTTGGATCTTGGGTGGGAGTTTTGTGTTAGGGTATTCTGTGACTGTCTTCTCATTTGTAATTTTGAATGCCTTAGAAATTTCTTTTTGACCTTTGAGAAACATTCTTGGGGTCTTAAGCCTCCCGTCTCCTCCTATGCCTCGTGCTTGTTAGGGCACATCCTTGGCTTTTCTGTGAGGGAACCACCACAGTCCTGAAAACTGATAAGCTGAAGCCAGTAATGATTTTATAATTGCTGCAAGTGTTCTTGCTGGAGGGCCTCTGGGGAGCTGGCTCACACCTGGGTCCCAGAGCCATCAGCCCCTGATCATCTGGGACTTGGAGAGGAGAGCTTAGAGAACTCTCTTCATCCTGGTTACCCCGTGCCCTAAATAAAGGAAGACTGGCTTCTCGTTCCTTTCGTTCTCTCTCATCACAGCCCAAAGTTTCATCCCCATGCCCACTTGAAGCTGTGGAGCAGAGAGGCTCACTTTCTATTTCAGTGGAAGGACAAAAGCAGTGGCGGTTTGCAAATTAAAGCCCAGGGAGAAGGACGGGTTTCTCCTCAGGATTGACTTGGTCACCAGCTCAGAGCACGCATGAAATGACAATCCTAATGGTGTGCTTTCCAGAGCCCAAAGGGAGCAGTGGTGGTTACGGTTCTGGAGCAGCTGCCCTGCAGGCCAAGGGAGGCCTCTTCCAAGGAGGAGTGCCAAAGCTGCGCCCTGTGGGAGCCAAGGACAGTTCAGGTATGTGGTAAGGACTTCCTTAGGGTATTtctcaaatgtgttcattttggaCTGATCCTAAGCGGGACCTCTGGAGATCAGGAGCACGGTAGAGGTGCGACAaagaggggagcaggggaggagtGACAGAGCAGAATAAAGCGGGAGCTGAGGCATTCGATGAAAGTGCGTTCGACTTGTAGCAGTAGTATTTGCTAATGGACCCTGAGCCTAAAACCAGGTTAAAACCCAGCACCGTACCTGCTGCCATGCAGGTTGCACAGAGGAGGCGGGGTGACATGGAGATAACTCACCACTGTGCACCTGGCTCTGTTGACCTGGTGCTGTCTGCTGTATTTGTAGAGAACCTGGCTGGTAAGCCAGTGCTCCAAGTCCCCAGTTCCCGAGCTGCTGCCCCGAGGCCTCCAGGGACCACAGCCAGCGGGCGTCCTCAAGATGACACAGACAGCAGCCGGGCCTCACTCCCAGAGCTGCCCCGGACGCAGAGACCCTCGTTACCGGACCTCTCTCGGCCCAATCCCACCAGCAGTACCGGGATGAAGCACAgctcctctgcccctcctccacctcccccgGGGAGGCGTGCCAACGCCCCCCCCACGCCCCTGCCtatgcacagcaacaaagccGCGGCCTACAACAGAGAGAAACCCCTGCCGCCCACGCCTGGACAGAGGCTTCACCCGGGTCGCGAGGGACCTTCTGCTCCACCCCCAGTCAAGCCGCCTCCTTCCCCTGTGAATGTCAGATCGGGACCAAGTGGCCAGTCTCTGGCTCCTCCTCCGCCGCCTTACCGCCAGCCTCCTGGGGTCCCCAACGGACCCTCCAGCCCCACGAATGAGTCAGCCCCCGAGCTGCCACAGAGACACAATTCTTTGCATAGGAAGACTCCAGGGCCTGCCAGAGGCCTGGCGCCTCCTCCGCCCACCTCAGCCTCCCCCTCTTCACAGAGTAATAGGCCACCTCCCCCAACCCGTGACCCTCCCAGCCGGGGAGCAGGTAAGTGCCTGGAAGTACCTTGTGTTTCCCCTCATATTCAGACTGAGTCTCTCTTCCTTTTCACCCTTCTCACCAAAGCTCTTCTTCAGTGACTGAAGTGAATACTCATTGGACAGGTTTATTAGTGCCTTTTTACATGTCAGATTCTCTTGTTAGGGAAAcagcaataaattaaaaaaaggcaaaaaatccTGTTCTGAACACTGAGGAAAATaagttaatagaaaaaaatatatatgtgtgtgtatgtataaagaaaacaagcaaaaaatatatatatataaacacatagtaTATAGATGCTTTAGAGAAATACGAAGCAGAGAAAGGGGATGgggtgtactggagtggggatgagGAAATACTTAAATTGCAGGGATGAGGGTAAAAGTAGGGTCAGAGAAGGCCTTACTGATAAAGCGACAGTTTGGCAAAGACCTGAAGAAACTGAGGGAATGCACTAAGCAGGCATTGAGAGCAGCAGATGCTAAGGCCCTGAGACTGGGGACAGCAGGGAGACCGCTGTGGCAAGACCAGGATATGCGATGGGACAAGCGACAGGACATGGAGGTCAGGAAGCTAGATTCCATGAAAGAGTAGCCAAGGACTTTGTGAAGGCTTCAGGTTTTAGTCCGTGT
Proteins encoded in this window:
- the WIPF2 gene encoding WAS/WASL-interacting protein family member 2 isoform X1 — protein: MAATDSFRLYVNRQGAGSPGAHACSVSSPSAPCSFLPLLHFVRGRWGRWEQIHFRVGKRGGGGEKGSLPRGKQDWTEPEPRWRRSSSWSRCGQANTEPPKLSRDEQRGRGALLQDICKGTKLKKVTNVNDRSAPILEKPKGSSGGYGSGAAALQAKGGLFQGGVPKLRPVGAKDSSENLAGKPVLQVPSSRAAAPRPPGTTASGRPQDDTDSSRASLPELPRTQRPSLPDLSRPNPTSSTGMKHSSSAPPPPPPGRRANAPPTPLPMHSNKAAAYNREKPLPPTPGQRLHPGREGPSAPPPVKPPPSPVNVRSGPSGQSLAPPPPPYRQPPGVPNGPSSPTNESAPELPQRHNSLHRKTPGPARGLAPPPPTSASPSSQSNRPPPPTRDPPSRGAAPPPPPPMIRNGARDAPPPPPPYRVHGSEPLSRGKPPPPPSRTPAGPPPPPPPLRNGHRDSITTVRSFLDDFESKYSFHPVEDFPAPEEYKHFQRIYPSKTNRAARGAPPQPPILR
- the WIPF2 gene encoding WAS/WASL-interacting protein family member 2 isoform X2 produces the protein MPIPPPPPPPPGPPPPPTFHQANTEPPKLSRDEQRGRGALLQDICKGTKLKKVTNVNDRSAPILEKPKGSSGGYGSGAAALQAKGGLFQGGVPKLRPVGAKDSSENLAGKPVLQVPSSRAAAPRPPGTTASGRPQDDTDSSRASLPELPRTQRPSLPDLSRPNPTSSTGMKHSSSAPPPPPPGRRANAPPTPLPMHSNKAAAYNREKPLPPTPGQRLHPGREGPSAPPPVKPPPSPVNVRSGPSGQSLAPPPPPYRQPPGVPNGPSSPTNESAPELPQRHNSLHRKTPGPARGLAPPPPTSASPSSQSNRPPPPTRDPPSRGAAPPPPPPMIRNGARDAPPPPPPYRVHGSEPLSRGKPPPPPSRTPAGPPPPPPPLRNGHRDSITTVRSFLDDFESKYSFHPVEDFPAPEEYKHFQRIYPSKTNRAARGAPPQPPILR
- the WIPF2 gene encoding WAS/WASL-interacting protein family member 2 isoform X3, with protein sequence MAATDSFRLYVNRQGAGSPGAHACSVSSPSAPCSFLPLLHFVRGRWGRWEQIHFRVGKRGGGGEKGSLPRGKQDWTEPEPRWRRSSSWSRCGQANTEPPKLSRDEQRGRGALLQDICKGTKLKKVTNVNDRSAPILEKPKGSSGGYGSGAAALQAKGGLFQGGVPKLRPVGAKDSSENLAGKPVLQVPSSRAAAPRPPGTTASGRPQDDTDSSRASLPELPRTQRPSLPDLSRPNPTSSTGMKHSSSAPPPPPPGRRANAPPTPLPMHSNKAAAYNREKPLPPTPGQRLHPGREGPSAPPPVKPPPSPVNVRSGPSGQSLAPPPPPYRQPPGVPNGPSSPTNESAPELPQRHNSLHRKTPGPARGLAPPPPTSASPSSQSNRPPPPTRDPPSRGAGSLGRHRFPGPYEI